Proteins found in one Sphaeramia orbicularis chromosome 8, fSphaOr1.1, whole genome shotgun sequence genomic segment:
- the ep300b gene encoding histone acetyltransferase p300 isoform X5 produces the protein MADNVLESGPPSAKRPKLSSPALSVSASDGNDFGSLFDLEHDLPDELISSSDLGLTNGGDASQLHTSLGGLGGGIGIGGGQDAASKHKQLSELLRAGAPAQQGGPSPNNTGPGAAMGMLGGVNVSSSGPQGMPPQGQQQQPGLMQQVGMVGGVAALNRAAAMMGAQKGNAGQQQQGLMGAQVMNGSPRMGYPGSAAMGNNSNLLAETLQQQPGGQQMGPGGQAGMRPQQPGALNKMNMMANAGPYGGPYGQSAGQGLPGAGLGPQLQNKAGLQNSMANQFNMDKKTVPGQSMPGMASQQQPAAVGGVPVGAAAAAAVGGAQVGLGAVGTGPGTAPPTADPEKRKLIQQQLVLLLHAHKCQRREQANGEVRQCNLPHCRTMKNVLNHMTHCQAGKSCQVAHCASSRQIISHWKNCTRHDCPVCLPLKNAGDKRNQQSLVSSAGVGLVNSLGPGVPGGQANSPNLNPPSQIDPSSIERAYAALGLTYQGNQMPQQPPQANMPNQGLQGQPGMRTLSNMGGNSMGVNGGVGVQPPNQQSNLLPDSMLHNSMNAQSLMNDGVGTLGSMPTATNPSAPGMRKSWHEDITQDLRNHLVHKLVQAIFPTPDPAALKDRRMENLVSYARKVEGDMYESANSRAEYYHLLAEKIYKIQKELEEKRRTRLQKQGMMPGQPGMASSGIPQGPPSMGQPPMAPGQPPNGPHADPSMVRPTGPSQMVNRMQNPAGMNQFGQMGMQSMGQRSTPPLPHNAPMSQMGMTGTRMGQPNATQLQNQYLPPGQFPGSSPALGSGTVGVNQTGAQNAVPPASPKPSVTADSQVSSPASVSSNTESKSQLAPADDPAPGQEDVKMEVTKQEEDDEGAETQEEGKGKTGKGQPDVKTEDKPDIKKEKTPGDGCKGEPMDTSSSSVSSSATADEDKKPEVKKEPKEEEDGSGSTATNSSPASTQSKKKIFKPEELRQALMPTLEALYRQDPESLPFRQPVDPQLLGIPDYFDIVKNPMDLSTIKRKLDTGQYQEPWQYVEDIWLMFNNAWLYNRKTSRVYKYCSKLAEVFESEIDPVMQGLGYCCGRKFEFSPQTLCCYGKQLCTIQRDAAYFSYQNSSPKYGLLADRYHFCEKCFNEIQGESVSLGDDPSQPQTSINKDQFQRKKNDTLDPELLVECIDCGRKMHQICVLHNETIWPSGFVCDNCLKKANKTRKENKYAAKRLPQTKLGSFLETRVNDYLKRQSHPESGEVTIRVVHVSDKVVEVKPGMKSRFVDSGEMAESFPYRMKALFAFEDIDGADVCFFGMHVQEYGSDCPPPNQRRVYISYLDSVHFFKPRHLRTAVYHEILLGYLEYVKRQGFTTGHIWACPPSEGDDYIFHCHPADQKIPKPKRLQEWYKKMLDKAVAERIVHDYKDIFKQATEDRLTSAKELPYFEGDFWPNVLEESIKELEQEEEERKREENSTSNESTDATKGDSKNAKKKNNKKTSKNKSSLSRANKKKPGMPNVSNDLSQKLYATMEKHKEVFFVIRLIAGPMANSLPPITDPDPLMACDLMDGRDAFLTLARDKHLEFSSLRRAMWSSMCMLVELHNQSQDRFVYTCNECKHHVETRFHCTVCEDYDLCITCYNTKGHEHKMDKLGLGLDDDSNNQAAAATQSPGDSRRLSIQRCIQSLVHACQCRNANCSLPSCQKMKRVVQHTKGCKRKTNGGCPICKQLIALCCYHAKHCQENKCPVPFCLNIKQKLRQQQLQHRLQQAQMLRRRMASMQRVGQPAGGPPGGPVVGLPSPGNNGTTAPNTPTSGGTQPPTPQTPTQNMPQVPPQGMGPTPGVQQQQQAGGMPSQSGMPSQHHLHHQFQQMGGAGGGAGGIMNSPQHQQQMLPQVQQQQQSGAGTNPQQLQQHPNNLPPYASRPPGSSPIHQSQGKPVLGSATPPQQQPGGTIMPGSVGGQPPTQPQGQPPLSQQQQQPPSGPPPAAVEIAMKIQQVADAQRKMALQRQAAQAATGLMPPHPHHQQSQGQQMGMGHPAAVGMVGPQGMPPQNQAAVAAARAHMDQQSAPPGMMVGAGGPMQQPPQQGNLPQGQLPPQVQLQQQRMGVPLQNPQQQQQWTGQGMPPQQRQTMMNQMNHPGMMAAQQQQQMQQQQQQQQQQHQQAQSHAALMNMAQQQQQGAGGGVPGGTVPGAAGVPGVGTGGNIPQGALQELLQTLRSPSSPLQQQQVLNILRSNPQLMAAFIKQRASKYKGGPGRPPGGVPGGPGPPGGPVGNVMAGGGPQVNMNAASGGQPGMHMGNQGGANVNMAAMAQLQQVQQQQQMQQQQQQLQQQQRPMLTGLPQQQVAALQQQQQGGARGMQGQGPQMANLNNPQFRELLMRRHIQQQQQQQQQQQMGVNHGQFQQPQPPQAQGYMGQPGMQPPPVGQGPSGGPNLGPQQPSGPPGQQGQGYPGSAQQQATAALQQRLQHQHHLQMQQQNAMAGLPGGDTGPGGGGGVGGPQQPPQGPQPPQSGPPPPSSQALLQQAIHQRLLQQQQHLGPGGSPAQHSNPMSPQQPQQMAQSPHPHLQGQALPTSLANQVRSPQPSPRPQSQPPHSSPSPRMQPQPSPHHISPQMQTGSPHPGHLNQHHPGMVVPPQQQQQQTTQQQNSMEQFGSDQSAMLSQLSGMAGLHGPGANSQDPLGQNMNHNPLDIM, from the exons ATGAATATGATGGCCAATGCGGGCCCCTATGGTGGTCCGTACGGCCAGTCTGCTGGCCAGGGGCTGCCTGGAGCAGGGCTGGGCCCACAGCTCCAGAATAAGGCAGGTCTGCAAAACAGTATGGCCAACCAGTTTAACATGGACAAGAAGACAGTACCGGGCCAAAGCATGCCTGGGATG GCCTCCCAGCAGCAGCCTGCAGCAGTGGGCGGTGTACCAGtcggagcagcagcagcagcagcagttggagGGGCCCAGGTTGGGCTTGGTGCTGTAGGGACAGGTCCTggcacagcgccccctacagcaGACCCTGAGAAGCGGAAGCTGATTCAACAGCAGCTGGTGCTTTTGCTCCATGCACACAAGTGCCAGCGGAGGGAGCAAGCCAACGGGGAAGTGCGGCAGTGTAACCTGCCCCACTGCCGCACCATGAAGAACGTGCTCAACCACATGACTCATTGCCAGGCTGGCAAGTCCTGCCAGG TGGCTCACTGTGCCTCATCCAGACAGATCATCTCTCATTGGAAGAACTGCACACGACACGACTGTCCTGTATGTCTGCCACTGAAGAATGCTGGAGACAAGAGGAACCAGCAGT CTCTTGTCAGCAGTGCAGGGGTGGGTTTGGTGAACTCCTTAGGGCCAGGGGTCCCAGGTGGACAGGCCAACTCTCCAAACCTGAATCCCCCCAGCCAGATCGACCCCAGCTCCATAGAGAGGGCCTACGCTGCCCTTGGGCTCACTTACCAGGGCAACCAGATGCCACAACAGCCACCTCAGGCCAATATGCCAAACCAGGGGCTGCAGGGGCAGCCTGGGATGAGGACTCTGAGCAACATGG GGGGAAACTCTATGGGAGTGAATGGTGGAGTGGGGGTGCAGCCTCCCAACCAGCAGTCTAACCTACTGCCAGACTCCATGTTGCACAACAGCATGAATGCACAGAG TTTAATGAATGATGGTGTGGGGACCCTGGGCTCTATGCCTACAGCTACTAATCCTTCCGCTCCAGGTATGAGGAAGTCTTGGCATGAAGATATCACACAGGACCTCCGGAACCACCTTGTTCACAAGCT TGTGCAGGCCATCTTCCCGACTCCAGACCCTGCTGCACTGAAGGATAGACGGATGGAAAATCTGGTATCTTACGCTCGAAAAGTAGAGGGTGACATGTACGAGTCCGCCAATAGTCGG GCGGAGTACTACCACCTCCTGGCAGAGAAGATCTATAAAATCCAAAAGGAGctggaggaaaagaggaggacaCGGCTCCAGAAGCAGGGCATGATGCCTGGCCAGCCTGGCATGGCCTCCTCAGGGATACCACAAGGGCCTCCCAGCATGGGACAGCCACCCATGGCCCCTGGACAACCCCCAA ATGGTCCTCATGCAGATCCGTCCATGGTCCGACCAACAGGACCCAGTCAGATGGTCAACAGGATGCAGAACCCAGCAG GTATGAACCAGTTTGGTCAAATGGGGATGCAGTCtatgggtcaaaggtcaacacctcctcttcctcataaTGCTCCAATGAGCCAG ATGGGTATGACAGGAACAAGAATGGGTCAGCCCAATGCCACGCAGTTACAGAACCAGTATCTCCCTCCAGGCCAGTTCCCAGGGTCCAGTCCTGCCCTTGGTTCTGGTACCGTTGGAGTTAACCAGACAGGGGCACAAAATGCTGTACCACCG GCATCTCCCAAGCCTTCTGTGACAGCAGACAGTCAGGTGTCCTCTCCAGCCTCGGTCAGCAGCAATACTGAATCCAAATCCCAGCTCGCCCCAGCAGACGACCCAGCCCCGGGCCAAGAAGATGTCAAAATGGAAGTGACAAAGCAGGAAGAGGACGACGAAGGGGCTGAAACCCAAGAAGAGGGCAAGGGGAAGACGGGCAAGGGTCAGCCTGACGTGAAGACAGAAGACAAACCAGAT ATAAAGAAAGAGAAGACACCAGGAGATGGATGTAAAGGCGAGCCCATGGATACTTCTTCCTCCTCTGTGTCGTCATCAGCAACAGCAGATGAAGACAAGAAGCCAGAGGTGAAGAAGGAGCCTAAGGAGGAAGAGGACGGGTCAGGGTCAACAGCCACCAACAGCTCCCCCGCCAGCACTCAGAGCAAAAAGAAAA TCTTTAAGCCGGAGGAGCTGCGTCAGGCTCTGATGCCCACTCTGGAGGCTCTGTACCGGCAGGACCCTGAGTCCTTGCCCTTCCGTCAGCCGGTGGACCCCCAGTTACTGGGAATACCC GACTACTTTGACATAGTGAAGAATCCCATGGACTTGTCAACCATCAAACGGAAGCTGGACACAGGACAGTACCAAGAGCCATGGCAGTACGTGGAGGATATCTGGCTGATGTTCAATAACGCCTGGCTGTACAACCGCAAGACATCCCGCGTCTATAAGTACTGCTCCAAACTGGCTGAGGTGTTCGAGTCGGAGATTGATCCTGTCATGCAGGGACTAGGATACTGTTGTGGGAGGAAG TTTGAGTTTTCCCCACAAACTCTATGCTGCTATGGAAAACAATTATGCACCATCCAACGTGACGCTGCTTATTTTAGCTACCAGAACAG TTCACCAAAATATGGGCTTCTTGCTGACAGGTACCACTTCTGTGAGAAGTGTTTCAACGAAATCCAGGGCGAGAGTGTTTCCCTGGGGGACGACCCCTCCCAACCTCAGAC GTCCATCAACAAAGACCAGTTCCAACGGAAGAAGAATGACACACTCGACCCTGAGTT GCTTGTGGAATGTATTGACTGCGGTCGTAAAATGCACCAGATCTGTGTCCTGCATAATGAAACCATATGGCCATCGGG TTTTGTGTGCGATAACTGCCTCAAAAAGGCAAATAAGACACGAAAGGAGAATAAATACGCAGCCAAAA GGCTTCCTCAGACAAAACTTGGAAGCTTTTTGGAGACACGAGTGAACGACTACCTCAAACGGCAGAGCCACCCTGAATCTGGCGAGGTCACTATCCGTGTGGTCCACGTCTCAGACAAGGTGGTTGAGGTCAAGCCCGGCATGAAGTCCAG gtttGTTGACAGCGGAGAGATGGCCGAGTCCTTCCCGTATAGGATGAAAGCCTTGTTTGCATTTGAGGACATTGACGGGGCAGATGTGTGCTTTTTTGGCATGCACGTCCAGGAGTACGGTTCAGACTGCCCACCTCCTAATCAGAGACGAGTGTACATCTCTTACTTGGACAGCGTGCATTTCTTCAAACCTCGCCATCTCAGGACTGCTGTGTATCACGAGATCCTGCTAGGCTACCTGGAGTATGTCAAGAGGCAGGG GTTTACAACAGGCCATATCTGGGCTTGTCCGCCCAGTGAAGGGGACGATTACATCTTCCACTGTCACCCTGCCGACCAGAAGATCCCTAAGCCAAAACGCCTGCAGGAGTGGTATAAGAAGATGCTGGACAAGGCTGTTGCTGAACGTATTGTGCATGATTACAAG GACATCTTCAAACAGGCAACAGAAGACCGTCTAACCAGTGCCAAGGAGCTGCCATACTTTGAGGGAGACTTCTGGCCTAATGTTCTGGAGGAAAGCATTAAGGAgctggagcaggaggaggaggagcggaagAGAGAGGAAAACAGTACCTCAAATGAAAGCACAGAT GCCACAAAAGGAGACAGCAAGaatgccaaaaagaaaaacaataaaaagaccaGCAAGAACAAGAGCAGCCTGAGCCGAGCCAATAAGAAGAAACCAGGGATGCCCAATGTTTCCAATGATCTCTCCCAGAAACTGTACGCCACTATGGAGAAACATAAAGAG GTCTTCTTTGTCATCCGTCTCATCGCTGGCCCCATGGCTAATTCACTGCCCCCCATCACGGACCCGGACCCCTTGATGGCCTGTGACCTGATGGATGGCCGTGATGCCTTCCTGACTCTGGCTAGGGACAAACACTTAGAGTTCAGCTCCCTTCGCAGGGCGATGTGGAGCTCTATGTGTATGCTGGTGGAGCTGCACAACCAGAGCCAGGATCGCTTCGTGTATACCTGCAACGAGTGTAAACACCACGTGGAGACCCGCTTCCACTGCACTGTCTGTGAG GACTATGACTTGTGCATTACCTGCTACAACACTAAAGGTCATGAGCATAAGATGGATAAATTGGGTCTTGGATTGGATGATGACAGCAACAATCAGGCAGCAGCTGCCACACAGAGCCCTGGAGACTCTCGCCGCCTCAGCATTCAGCGTTGCATCCAGTCACTGGTCCATGCATGCCAGTGCCGAAATGCCAACTGCTCTTTGCCGTCCTGCCAGAAGATGAAGCGTGTTGTTCAACACACAAAAGGCTGCAAGCGCAAAACAAATGGTGGCTGTCCCATTTGCAAGCAGCTCATTGCTCTATGTTGCTACCATGCCAAACACTGTCAGGAGAACAAATGTCCCGTCCCGTTCTGCTTGAACATCAAGCAAAAGCTCCGtcagcagcagctgcagcacagGCTCCAGCAGGCCCAGATGCTGAGGAGGAGGATGGCCAGCATGCAGAGGGTGGGACAGCCAGCTGGAGGCCCACCAGGAGGACCTGTTGTAGGTCTGCCCTCACCGGGGAACAATGGTACCACAGCACCCAATACACCCACATCTGGTGGGACCCAACCCCCAACTCCCCAGACCCCAACTCAAAACATGCCTCAGGTCCCACCACAAGGAATGGGCCCCACACCTGGagtccaacagcagcagcaggcaGGTGGAATGCCCTCACAAAGTGGTATGCCTTCTCAGCACCATCTTCACCACCAGTTTCAGCAGATGGGCGGTGCAGGGGGTGGGGCTGGGGGGATAATGAACTCTCCCCAGCATCAGCAGCAAATGCTTCCTCAGGttcagcagcagcaacaaagTGGAGCAGGGACCAACCCTCAGCAGCTCCAGCAACACCCCAACAATTTGCCTCCATATGCCAGCAGACCACCGGGATCCTCCCCAATCCACCAGTCCCAGGGCAAACCAGTCCTTGGCTCTGCAACACCTCCCCAACAGCAGCCTGGTGGTACAATCATGCCTGGAAGTGTTGGTGGCCAGCCTCCCACCCAACCACAGGGCCAGCCTCCACTTtctcagcagcaacagcagccccCTTCTGGCCCTCCACCTGCAGCAGTGGAAATTGCAATGAAGATCCAACAGGTAGCCGACGCTCAAAGGAAGATGGCACTGCAGAGACAAGCCGCCCAAGCAGCTACAGGCCTGATGCCACCACACCCCCACCATCAACAAAGCCAAGGTCAGCAGATGGGTATGGGACACCCAGCAGCAGTGGGGATGGTTGGACCCCAGGGTATGCCACCACAGAACCAAGCAGCAGTCGCAGCAGCTCGAGCCCACATGGATCAACAAAGTGCACCCCCAGGGATGATGGTGGGAGCTGGTGGACCCATGCAGCAGCCCCCGCAGCAGGGTAACCTGCCTCAGGGTCAGCTTCCCCCACAGGTGCAGCTTCAGCAGCAGAGGATGGGGGTTCCACTTCAAAAcccacagcagcaacagcagtggACAGGTCAGGGGATGCCGCCACAGCAGAGGCAAACAATGATGAACCAGATGAATCATCCAGGTATGATGGCAGctcagcagcagcaacaaatgcagcaacaacagcagcagcaacagcagcagcaccagcAAGCTCAGAGCCATGCTGCCTTGATGAACATggcacaacagcagcagcaaggTGCTGGTGGTGGTGTTCCAGGCGGAACTGTTCCTGGAGCTGCTGGTGTCCCAGGTGTTGGTACTGGTGGGAACATCCCACAGGGAGCCCTCCAAGAGCTATTACAGACACTGCGTTCACCTAGCTCTCCACTCCAGCAGCAGCAAGTCCTCAATATCTTGCGGTCAAACCCGCAGCTCATGGCTGCATTTATTAAGCAGAGGGCCTCAAAATACAAGGGGGGGCCTGGTAGACCACCTGGTGGTGTCCCAGGAGGTCCTGGACCACCAGGGGGTCCTGTTGGAAATGTCATGGCAGGAGGAGGCCCACAGGTGAACATGAATGCTGCAAGTGGTGGCCAGCCAGGGATGCACATGGGAAATCAGGGAGGGGCAAATGTGAACATGGCTGCCATGGCACAGTTACAGCAagtacagcagcagcaacagatgcagcaacagcagcagcagctacagCAGCAACAGAGGCCAATGCTCACTGGATTACCACAGCAGCAAGTGGCAGctctgcagcagcaacaacagggTGGAGCAAGAGGGATGCAGGGCCAGGGGCCACAGATGGCAAATCTCAACAATCCTCAATTCAGAGAGCTGCTCATGAGACGACATAtccagcaacagcagcaacaacagcagcagcagcaaatggGAGTAAACCACGGTCAGTTCCAGCAACCACAGCCACCCCAGGCCCAGGGCTACATGGGTCAGCCTGGAATGCAGCCTCCTCCAGTGGGACAGGGTCCATCAGGCGGTCCTAATCTTGGCCCTCAGCAGCCCAGTGGTCCTCCAGGCCAGCAGGGCCAAGGTTACCCTGGTTCAGCGCAGCAGCAGGCCACAGCTGCACTCCAGCAGAGGCTCCAGCACCAGCACCACCTCCAGATGCAGCAGCAGAATGCGATGGCTGGTTTGCCTGGTGGTGACACAGGacctggtggaggaggaggggtgggagGTCCTCAGCAGCCACCTCAGGGCCCTCAGCCACCTCAGAGTGGCCCTCCACCACCGTCCTCTCAGGCCTTGCTTCAGCAGGCCATTCACCAGAGGTTGctccaacagcagcagcatcTTGGCCCTGGGGGGTCACCAGCCCAGCACAGCAATCCCATGAGCCCTCAGCAGCCGCAGCAGATGGCTCAGTCTCCACACCCACATCTGCAGGGGCAGGCGCTGCCAACATCCTTGGCAAACCAAGTGCGGTCCCCTCAGCCTTCACCTAGACCCCAGTCTCAGCCACCGCACTCGAGCCCGTCCCCACGCATGCAGCCCCAGCCCTCCCCACATCACATCTCCCCACAGATGCAAACAGGTTCCCCACACCCTGGCCACCTGAACCAGCACCACCCGGGTATGGTGGTCCCtccacaacaacagcaacagcagacGACCCAGCAACAGAATTCAATGGAGCAGTTTGGGTCGGACCAGAGTGCCATGCTGTCTCAGCTGAGCGGCATGGCTGGTCTccatggcccgggggccaacagTCAGGACCCACTGGGCCAGAATATGAATCACAACCCTTTAGACATCATGTAG